Genomic DNA from Campylobacter concisus:
AATTTAGCACTCTTTGAAGGCTTGATTCATTAAATTTATGATATTCATTTAGGATTAAATCTATTATTTCTTGCAACGCAAAATTTGCATTTTCATTTAAAATTTTAGCTCTAACTTCATTTAAAATTTGCCTTGCAAGCAATGTGACTAAATTTATATCAAATCCTGAAAATGCTTCGTTTTTTATAATCTTATCAACTTGTGGGATATCTCTTAAATCGCTCAATTCGTGCTCCTAGTAAGTTAGTTTTACCAAGCCGTGATTTTAACATAAAAATATTATAAATTAAACCTTAGAGCAAAAAGGAACATATAAAATTCAGAGTCTATTAATCCCATTAATATTAAAATAAGCCTGTTTTTGATAATAGGAGAAATTATGAAAGAATTTGGCTTTTATAACGATTTTGACGATACTTTAATGCTAAATGAACAGATAGAAATAAATAATGAAAAGGAAGAATATTTAGTTTCTAACTCGCCAAAGCTTAAAGCAAACATTACCGCACCTGAGATAAATTTTTATCTAAAAAATACAACTGCAAGCGTCTTAGAAAAAGCTAAAAATACACTTTTGCTTTATGAAGCAAGAGCAACTGCATTTGACATGGCAAAGGATGTTGATTACGAAAAAGAAGTCGGAAAAAACGTCGTAATAGTAAGCAACTCAGGCCGTGAGGAGCTAGCAAATTTATTAAAAGAAAATGGCTATAAAGTCATTGAATTAACGCATTTTGAAGTGAAATTTATTTATGGCGCAGCTGGCGAACTTAGTGTTTTGGTACTTAGAGCAAATGACGAATTTGAGGTCGATTGTGACTTTTTCTTGGTTGAAAACGCAAGGGATTATATGCTAAAGCAAAGCGGCTGTTATGAAATAGCTGGGCTAAAAGACGAAGCTGTGCTTAAAATTTTAAATGAAAAAACTCCAAAATTTAAGTACAAAAGCCTAACTCAATATGACTCTTCGATCTGTCAATATCACGAACGACGAAATGAAATTTGTGGACGCTGTGTTGATGTTTGTCCAACTGTAGCCATTTTAAAAGAAGACGAGACAAAGCATCTTATTTTCTCACAAATCGATTGTGTAAATTGTGGCAACTGCATTAGCGTCTGCCCTAGCGGATCTCTTGACTCTACACTTATGCCACAAAACTCATTTGCTACTATTGCCAAACTTTACAAAGGTAAAATTCCACTAATAATCTCTAATGAAACAAATTTAGATGAGCTAAATATAAGCCTACCTGAAAATGTCCTGCCTTTTTTCATATCAGCGCCACATATGTTAAATCAAGCGCATCTTATTACATTGCTTCAAGAAAGTGGTGCGAGCGCGATTTTATTTAGCAAAACTCTTGGCAAAGGCGAAAAAGACGCCATTAGCATCTTAAATCAAATTTATGAGCTTAAATTTAAAGAGACGGCGATCTATCACGCTAAAGATAAAAATGAGCTTGAAGATGTGCTCAAAAAGGCAAAATTTATAGCTGACTCACAACACACGATAAACGAATATGCCTTGCCAAAAAGAGAAATTTTTGCAAAAAGGCTCGAGTTTTTAGTAGGTAGCGAAGATCTTGGCGTGGTAAAAAGCGGTGAGATGATAAGATATGGCGATGTCAAGATAAACACTGATAGCTGTACACTTTGTCTAAGTTGCGTTGGCGCTTGTAACGTAAGTGCGCTAGTGGCTGATAAAAAGACAAATTCGATTTTATTTAATCCAAGCGTCTGTACAGCTTGCGGATACTGCGAACTAAGCTGTGCTGAAAAAGATACCATAAGCCTTGAGATTGGAAAAATTTCTCTTAAGCCTGAGTTTTTTACCTATAATGAACTGGCACGAGATGAGCTTTTTGCCTGTGTTGAGTGCGGAAAAGAGTTTGCGACTAAAAAAGCGGTCGAAAAGATCGCAACTATAATGCAACCAAGATTTGGCAACGATAGGGTTAAGATAAAAGCGCTTTACTGCTGTGCTGACTGTAAGGCCAAACTAATGGTTCAAGCCCAAATAAACGCGATGAAAGAGGATTTATTAAATGGATAAAAACATCATAAAAGCAAGATCATATTTTTACGAATTTCTAGCATATCCTATGTTTTTTTACACAAATGATGAGAAATTTTCAAGGTGGAAAGAGCAGCTAAAATACTTAAGCGCAAATCCTTTGAGCGAGGATAGTGATGCTGCGTTTAAAAATTTAGATAAATTTAGCTTTGAAGAATTTTCAAAAGAACAAAATGACGTTCTTTTTGGCTTTACAAATATCCCCTTAAGTGCTTCATTTTATGAAGAGGGCAGAGATAACGGAGCAGCTAGGCTTAGGGTTATTGAATGTTTAAAACTAAGCCCATATAGACGTGATAGCGAGCTTTGCAAAGATAGCGAGGACTACGTTGGATTTATATTTTTAGCGATGGCTACATTTTTAAAAGATGAGTTTAATGATGCAAAAAATATTAGCAATAAGCTATTTTCTGAGACCTTAAATTTATTTGTAGATGAGTTTGGCTCGCTACTTTTGGCTCACAAAGAGGCAAATTTCTTTAAATCATATACTATTATTTTAAAAGATTTCATCGACCTTGAACGCTCTATACTAAACGTAGAAGCACCGGCTAAGCCAAAAGGCGATAGTGTCGCCATGGCAGCTCTTAAGAAAGAGCCATTTCAAAGCAAGATGCCAACATTTAAAACAAAGCTTCATTGGGAGGAATTTTCTCCAGTCATCTCACACGAGTTTAAAGACTAGCTTAAATTTACTCTTAGCCAAGCTAGGAGTAAATTTAACATCCGCTTAAATTTGTTATCTTGATATTTTATAATTATTAGCAATTTGGCGTTAATCTTCTTTAAATTTTTTACAAAGGACTTACAATGGTAATGACACACTACATGGAGCTTTTATCGCTCAATCAACCTTACAATCTAATCCTCTTCATGGTGATACCTGTGGGGCTTACGGAGCTTTTAGTGGCGATGGAGTTTCTCACTATGTATCACATGGATAGCGGTAAAAATGCTGGCTATAAGGCTGTTGGCAAATTTGCTGGCATAGTGCTTGGGGTCTATTTTACAGCTCTTGTGATCTATTTTATGGCAAAAATTTATCCAAGTATAAAATGGCGTGGATATGCCGATGTCATCGCTGTCTACTCATATCTCATCAGCGTCATACCACTTCTTGGCATCGCGCTTTTAGAGCTAAATTTGATCTACAAAAACGCAAGCGAAAAGGCAAAGCTAAAGCTTCACTTTTTCCTACTCATATTTGCCTTGATCGTCGCACACGTCGCAATGATATTTGGCATGGTTGATCCTACCATAACTGGCTACAAGGCTGAAAACGGTGAGATGGGTATGCATATGAATATGCCAATGAACATGCCAGCAGATATGCCAATGCACGATCACCACAAGATGATGCAAAATATGGGTGAGATGCATATGAATATGATGATGCAAAATATGAGTGATGATAACTCAACTAATATGCACATGCATCACTAAATTTTATAGCTTCTTGGCAGCTGCTAAGAAGCTATAAAAATTTAATTCTTTTTGCTACTTTTAATAATCTATTTTCTTTAAAAAATTTTCTGAGTGATTTTTGCTCTTTTGGACCTATTTTGTAGCTTATAAATTTCAAATACCACTTGATATCTTGCTCACTTATGCCGCGACTTTTAGCATACTGGGCTAAGATATAGTTTGGGATCTTTACATTTTTTTGTAGAAATTTTGCGACCAGTTTTTTGTAAAACGAGCCATTTTTTACGTAAGAAAATCTACCAAAAACAAATGGCAAATTTGTCTTTTCGTGCCAAATTTTACCAAGATCATAAAAGCACTCTTTACCCTCGCTTAAGTATGCCTTTAGCGCCCTGTCGCCTATGATCACCTCTCCATTTAGTTTAAGCACCTTGGCTAGGGCGTTTGAGCTGGCTGAGGCAGGATCTGGCTTTGGGGCTGAGTTCTTTCGCACAAGCACGCTTTTTACATCTTTTTTGGCGACTATTCCAAAATTTAGCTTCTTTAAATTTGCCTTTTTGCTAGCTATGCTTGAGATCACCGCAGCGTCGATTTTTCTAGCGTTTAGGGCTCTATTTAGCTTGCTTGGCACGCCCTTTTTAAACTCGATCGCCTTTTTTATCTGAGAGCTTAGTGGGGCTGATTTTAAAAAAACGTGAAATGGGAGTAAATTTAGATAATCAATCTTTCCAAATATCATTTTTCATCTTTTACAAGCTCAAATTTAACTAGCTCGTTTTCGTTGCAAACATCACGAAATAGCCGAGTCAAGCTCTCTTTTGTGTCATCATCCAAAGAATTTTCATTTTTTAGCTTTATAAGCATTGGCTCATTTATCTCGCAAAGGCAGTCAAAGAGTGCGTCTAAATTTTTGCCGTAGTACTCTGGCAGGTCAAATTTCTTAGCAAAATACTCATGCATTTTTTCTTTTTCGAGCATCTTTTTGGCATCTAAGATCACGATTTTCATTGCATCCTCTTTTCATAAAGCAGGTAAAAATGCTCGTAGTGATCAGGCGTGTAGTAGATAAGTCCGTCGTTTGAGTATAAAATTCTCTCAGCGCCGCGCCTGCCACCATTATAATTTACATCGCACTCAAACCACTTTCTGCCATCAGCTTCAGGTAGCCTCTTTTCTCTGTTTGAAAATCTATCTCCGCCGATACTTTTGCCGCCGCTTATCTGCCATAAATTTCCACTTTTTGCGTCCCAGCCAAGTTCAAGTGCCTCTTTTTTGGTTATGAAATTCTTTGGAAGCTTGTTAAATTTATAGATATAAAGAGCGACCTCATCTTTTGAAGTGTATGAGCCGTTTTCTGCAAGGCTCTGGCTCTTTTGCCCCTCTTTGTTTAGCTGTTCAAGTAAAATTTGAGCGTTTTTATTTGCCTCACTACCATTATTTGAGAAAAAGAAAGTGCCAACAATTACGGCTATTACAAAGGCGACTAAGGCTGGCAAAAGTCTTTTATTCAAATTTTGCCCTTAAAGTGTGTTAAAAACTCTATCACCAGCATCGCCAAGACCTGGAACGATGTAGTTTTTCTCGTTTAATTTCTCATCGATCGATGCTGTATAGACCTCGACGTCTGGGTAAATTTCACTAAATCTCTTTAGCCCCTCAGGTGCAGCGATGATAGAGATAAATTTGATCTCTTTAACGCCCTTTTCACGCAAGAATTTGACCGCATCTATCGCCGTGCCGCCAGTTGCAAACATAGGATCGATGATGATAGCCATGCGCTCTTTTGCGTCTTTTGGAAGCTTTGCGTAGAAAAACTCAGCCTGCGCTGTCTCTTCGTTTCGCTGAAAGCCCAAAAAGCCAACACTCGCATCTGGTATGATGGTAAAGACGCTATCAAGCATGCCAAGAGCAGCCCTTAAAATAGGGCATATCATCACCTTTGTAGTTAGTCTTTTTGCGTCTGCCACCGCAACTGGAGTTTGGACTTTGACATCTTTTACCTTTAAATTTCTAGTCGCCTCAAAGATCATAAGGTAGCTAATCTCATCAACTAGCATGCGAAACTGAAAAGGCTGGGTGTTTTTATCACGTAGAATGGTTAATTTATGCTCGATCAGTGGGTGTGAGATGAGCTTCACGTTTTGCATTTTTTATCCTTA
This window encodes:
- a CDS encoding barstar family protein — translated: MKIVILDAKKMLEKEKMHEYFAKKFDLPEYYGKNLDALFDCLCEINEPMLIKLKNENSLDDDTKESLTRLFRDVCNENELVKFELVKDEK
- the upp gene encoding uracil phosphoribosyltransferase, with product MQNVKLISHPLIEHKLTILRDKNTQPFQFRMLVDEISYLMIFEATRNLKVKDVKVQTPVAVADAKRLTTKVMICPILRAALGMLDSVFTIIPDASVGFLGFQRNEETAQAEFFYAKLPKDAKERMAIIIDPMFATGGTAIDAVKFLREKGVKEIKFISIIAAPEGLKRFSEIYPDVEVYTASIDEKLNEKNYIVPGLGDAGDRVFNTL
- a CDS encoding 4Fe-4S dicluster domain-containing protein, producing MKEFGFYNDFDDTLMLNEQIEINNEKEEYLVSNSPKLKANITAPEINFYLKNTTASVLEKAKNTLLLYEARATAFDMAKDVDYEKEVGKNVVIVSNSGREELANLLKENGYKVIELTHFEVKFIYGAAGELSVLVLRANDEFEVDCDFFLVENARDYMLKQSGCYEIAGLKDEAVLKILNEKTPKFKYKSLTQYDSSICQYHERRNEICGRCVDVCPTVAILKEDETKHLIFSQIDCVNCGNCISVCPSGSLDSTLMPQNSFATIAKLYKGKIPLIISNETNLDELNISLPENVLPFFISAPHMLNQAHLITLLQESGASAILFSKTLGKGEKDAISILNQIYELKFKETAIYHAKDKNELEDVLKKAKFIADSQHTINEYALPKREIFAKRLEFLVGSEDLGVVKSGEMIRYGDVKINTDSCTLCLSCVGACNVSALVADKKTNSILFNPSVCTACGYCELSCAEKDTISLEIGKISLKPEFFTYNELARDELFACVECGKEFATKKAVEKIATIMQPRFGNDRVKIKALYCCADCKAKLMVQAQINAMKEDLLNG
- a CDS encoding ribonuclease domain-containing protein, translating into MNKRLLPALVAFVIAVIVGTFFFSNNGSEANKNAQILLEQLNKEGQKSQSLAENGSYTSKDEVALYIYKFNKLPKNFITKKEALELGWDAKSGNLWQISGGKSIGGDRFSNREKRLPEADGRKWFECDVNYNGGRRGAERILYSNDGLIYYTPDHYEHFYLLYEKRMQ
- a CDS encoding DUF6803 family protein; the encoded protein is MVMTHYMELLSLNQPYNLILFMVIPVGLTELLVAMEFLTMYHMDSGKNAGYKAVGKFAGIVLGVYFTALVIYFMAKIYPSIKWRGYADVIAVYSYLISVIPLLGIALLELNLIYKNASEKAKLKLHFFLLIFALIVAHVAMIFGMVDPTITGYKAENGEMGMHMNMPMNMPADMPMHDHHKMMQNMGEMHMNMMMQNMSDDNSTNMHMHH
- a CDS encoding MqnA/MqnD/SBP family protein is translated as MIFGKIDYLNLLPFHVFLKSAPLSSQIKKAIEFKKGVPSKLNRALNARKIDAAVISSIASKKANLKKLNFGIVAKKDVKSVLVRKNSAPKPDPASASSNALAKVLKLNGEVIIGDRALKAYLSEGKECFYDLGKIWHEKTNLPFVFGRFSYVKNGSFYKKLVAKFLQKNVKIPNYILAQYAKSRGISEQDIKWYLKFISYKIGPKEQKSLRKFFKENRLLKVAKRIKFL
- a CDS encoding TorD/DmsD family molecular chaperone, which produces MDKNIIKARSYFYEFLAYPMFFYTNDEKFSRWKEQLKYLSANPLSEDSDAAFKNLDKFSFEEFSKEQNDVLFGFTNIPLSASFYEEGRDNGAARLRVIECLKLSPYRRDSELCKDSEDYVGFIFLAMATFLKDEFNDAKNISNKLFSETLNLFVDEFGSLLLAHKEANFFKSYTIILKDFIDLERSILNVEAPAKPKGDSVAMAALKKEPFQSKMPTFKTKLHWEEFSPVISHEFKD